In Salinigranum marinum, one DNA window encodes the following:
- a CDS encoding AAA family ATPase has protein sequence MGLRVDRRGDDGLPEGLATASRAVMAEHGLDSGDHASVHGADGEVGMAQVLPDADAGDAFCADARLRRLLGVEPGDEVRLSPADVVSADRVRIEIEGRLDTVDSLPLYVRDRLIGQALVEGQRLRIERDSDATGAGAPTVVAEVRETEPRPRVVVRDWTSVRVSTALGERAAGDGRAGAVSSRPTAADVGGLDDAVDELRELVGVVLHRPDLFARFGVDPPTGVLLSGPAGTGKTLLARAVATHAGADVERVSGPALVSAPDDSSASRFRELSAAAAAADPTVVVLDDVDALSASDAHGGQSRAVSRLLAVMDDLDRRSRTVVIGTTTRPEEIDAGLRRPGRFDREVEIGVPDRDGREEILRIHTRPIPLADDVDLSAYAARTHGFVGSDLVQLVRESVVTALRRHGEGDASDALDTLDASHALDDLAVDVTTADVEQAFRATEPSALRELLTEVPAVSWADVGGLDGVKERLRESVQWPLLYAEAFERVSLRPPTGILLYGPPGTGKTLLAKAVANEADSNFVSIKGPELLDKYVGESEKGVREVFAKARENAPTVVFFDEIDAIATERGDGAGDSGVTERVVSQLLTELDGLEALTDVVVIAATNRPGTIDDALLRPGRFDRHVHVGVPDEAGRREIFTVHTEGRPLADDVDLDHLARETEGYVGADIEAVCREAATAAVRRYVHGEDGGLDRMALTHEDFERALAEVTPRTTGTARFTRFRERADET, from the coding sequence ATGGGCCTGCGAGTCGACCGCCGGGGAGACGACGGCTTGCCCGAGGGCCTGGCGACGGCGAGCCGCGCGGTGATGGCCGAACACGGGCTCGACAGCGGCGACCACGCGAGCGTTCACGGCGCCGACGGCGAGGTCGGCATGGCCCAGGTGCTCCCCGACGCCGACGCCGGCGACGCGTTCTGCGCGGACGCGCGGCTCCGTCGCCTCCTCGGCGTCGAACCGGGCGACGAGGTCCGGCTCAGCCCCGCCGACGTCGTCTCGGCCGACCGGGTCAGGATCGAAATCGAAGGACGTCTCGACACCGTCGACAGCCTCCCGCTGTACGTCCGGGACCGACTCATCGGACAGGCGCTGGTCGAGGGCCAGCGGCTTCGCATCGAACGCGACTCCGACGCGACCGGCGCGGGAGCTCCCACGGTCGTCGCCGAGGTTCGCGAGACGGAGCCACGGCCACGCGTCGTCGTCCGGGACTGGACGAGCGTCCGGGTGTCGACCGCTCTGGGGGAGCGCGCCGCCGGCGATGGCCGGGCCGGTGCCGTGTCGTCGAGGCCGACAGCCGCCGACGTGGGGGGTCTCGACGACGCCGTCGACGAACTCCGCGAACTGGTCGGTGTCGTCCTCCACCGGCCGGACCTCTTCGCGCGCTTCGGCGTCGACCCGCCGACCGGTGTGCTCCTCTCTGGTCCCGCCGGAACGGGCAAGACGCTCCTCGCACGGGCCGTCGCCACCCACGCCGGGGCCGACGTCGAGCGGGTCTCCGGACCGGCGCTCGTCTCGGCTCCCGACGACTCCTCCGCCTCTCGGTTCCGGGAACTCTCCGCGGCGGCCGCCGCCGCGGACCCGACCGTCGTCGTCCTCGACGACGTCGACGCGCTCTCTGCGAGCGACGCCCACGGCGGGCAATCGCGGGCGGTTTCCCGCCTGCTCGCGGTCATGGACGACCTCGACCGGCGGAGCCGAACCGTCGTGATCGGGACGACGACCCGGCCGGAGGAGATCGACGCGGGGTTACGCCGACCGGGGCGGTTCGATCGCGAGGTGGAGATCGGTGTGCCCGACCGCGACGGGCGTGAGGAGATCCTCCGGATCCACACCCGACCGATCCCCCTGGCCGACGACGTCGACCTGTCGGCGTACGCCGCACGCACCCACGGCTTCGTCGGGAGCGACCTCGTCCAGCTCGTCCGCGAGAGCGTCGTGACAGCCCTTCGACGCCACGGCGAGGGGGACGCATCCGACGCCCTCGATACACTCGACGCATCCCACGCCCTCGACGATCTCGCCGTCGACGTAACGACTGCGGACGTCGAACAGGCGTTCCGCGCGACGGAACCGTCTGCGCTTCGTGAACTCCTCACCGAGGTTCCGGCGGTGTCGTGGGCGGACGTCGGCGGCCTCGACGGGGTGAAGGAGCGACTACGCGAGAGCGTCCAGTGGCCGCTGCTGTACGCGGAGGCGTTCGAGCGGGTGTCGCTCCGCCCCCCGACCGGCATCCTGTTGTACGGGCCGCCGGGGACGGGCAAGACGCTCCTCGCCAAAGCGGTGGCGAACGAGGCCGACTCGAACTTCGTCTCGATCAAGGGACCGGAGTTGCTCGACAAGTACGTCGGCGAGTCCGAAAAAGGGGTGCGGGAGGTGTTCGCGAAGGCGCGGGAGAACGCGCCGACGGTGGTGTTCTTCGACGAGATCGACGCCATCGCTACCGAGCGCGGTGACGGCGCGGGCGACAGCGGCGTCACCGAGCGGGTGGTCTCGCAGTTGCTGACCGAACTCGACGGACTGGAGGCCCTGACAGACGTCGTGGTGATCGCGGCGACGAACCGGCCGGGGACGATCGACGACGCGTTGCTCCGGCCGGGGCGGTTCGACCGGCACGTCCACGTGGGAGTGCCCGACGAGGCCGGGCGGCGGGAGATTTTCACCGTGCACACCGAGGGGCGGCCGCTGGCCGACGATGTCGACCTTGATCACTTGGCGCGTGAGACCGAGGGGTACGTCGGCGCGGACATCGAGGCGGTCTGTCGCGAGGCCGCCACCGCCGCCGTCAGACGCTACGTCCACGGCGAAGACGGCGGCCTCGACCGGATGGCACTGACGCACGAGGACTTCGAACGGGCGCTGGCGGAGGTCACGCCACGGACGACGGGGACCGCACGGTTCACTCGGTTCCGCGAGCGGGCCGACGAGACGTAG
- a CDS encoding ABC transporter substrate-binding protein: MTANTDSNAASTVDFQLNWEPNGFQAPYFLARDRGYYDDEGIDVRFVEGHGSPFAAEQAARGRADVALAGASAVLAKQSEGFDPLAVAAVTKKTPAAVYTLRDTFGGPLEQPEQLAGCTVAPSATKTRLLAAQFLENVGVRDEVDLLDVDPNTHHRVEHQVLDGSVDAAVGVVTNGLELELEHDRTADELPIGDHLGVYGMTLVTNREFAAGNGETLRAFLRATARGWADATADPDSAVESLVARNATLERRREIETRKFEAAAERLQYTDHVRTHGWGAHDRDRWRRLADLLAETDLLSGDVDPDTVWTDEFLDGSAVIREYATRIGRVEA, encoded by the coding sequence ATGACCGCGAACACGGACTCGAACGCGGCTTCGACCGTGGACTTCCAGCTCAACTGGGAGCCCAACGGCTTTCAGGCACCCTACTTCCTCGCCCGGGACCGAGGCTACTACGACGACGAGGGCATCGACGTCCGGTTCGTCGAGGGGCACGGCTCGCCCTTCGCCGCCGAGCAGGCCGCCCGGGGACGCGCCGACGTCGCGCTCGCCGGAGCGAGCGCCGTCCTCGCGAAACAGAGCGAGGGGTTCGACCCGCTCGCTGTCGCCGCCGTGACGAAGAAGACGCCCGCAGCGGTGTACACCCTCCGAGACACTTTCGGCGGCCCGCTCGAACAGCCTGAACAGCTCGCCGGCTGTACGGTCGCCCCCTCGGCGACGAAGACCCGTCTGCTCGCGGCGCAGTTCCTCGAGAACGTCGGCGTCCGCGACGAGGTCGACCTGCTCGACGTCGACCCGAACACCCACCACCGGGTCGAACACCAGGTGCTCGACGGAAGCGTCGACGCCGCGGTCGGCGTCGTCACGAACGGGCTCGAACTCGAACTGGAACACGACCGGACGGCGGACGAACTCCCGATCGGCGATCACCTCGGCGTCTACGGCATGACGCTCGTGACCAACCGCGAGTTCGCCGCAGGGAACGGCGAGACGCTCCGGGCGTTCCTCCGCGCCACGGCGAGGGGATGGGCCGACGCGACCGCCGACCCCGACTCGGCAGTGGAGTCGCTCGTCGCGCGGAACGCGACGCTCGAACGCCGCCGCGAGATCGAGACGCGCAAGTTCGAGGCGGCCGCCGAGCGCCTGCAGTACACGGACCACGTCCGGACCCACGGCTGGGGCGCACACGACCGCGACCGGTGGCGGCGGCTCGCCGACCTCCTGGCCGAGACCGACCTCCTCTCCGGCGACGTCGACCCCGACACGGTCTGGACCGACGAGTTCCTCGACGGCTCGGCGGTCATCCGCGAGTACGCTACCCGGATCGGGCGCGTCGAGGCCTGA